The following proteins come from a genomic window of Paucimonas lemoignei:
- the gmr_5 gene encoding GAF domain/GGDEF domain/EAL domain-containing protein, producing MNVPPLAHDRRQAYEDPAIVSVDGAAVADDAAEPLESLLGAIQDHMGDVPWAVYAVGDPMHLLGRGDAEMRWSVSIANDRFDDFCREYQLHRWAAGRGEGVLAWLLAPRGESQNAELARLAQRLGYRLQTDALARAQITQRVLYEITYLASSTRDRGAFLQGVHDQLASLIDAENFYLALYDRATGKITYPYYIDIIDQDVMLPDTHEFLDPAQLSMTAYVLSSEQPLFVDAVGIERARAQKRFFAMGHRPEFWMGAPLKNASDEVFGMLAMQVYDVSRVYSAEDRALFLVVVRHVAMALDRILHRADLERTVLLRTQELSTLNAALRQEVAERERAEHLQSALFQIAELSSQPGDMAELFHSLHLIVGELLVALNFYIALFDSATGEVTFPYYVDERVRSRPSARRGQRGFTEYVIRKRRACLIDAEETLVLEASGEVEPINIDNRSSSWLGVPLFDGDSVRGVLAIQSYSPLVRYSLRDQELLTFVSRHIDTALARRSAAEAVQTANLRLEARVQDRTRELDLANAKLQHENSHDSLTGLPNRSHLQHRLQSAWREFRTSGRQLGVMFIDLDRFKLVNDSLGHHFGDQLLTQTADRLRSCMREPDLLARLGGDEFAVLAVDAPLDVTIGIAERILAAFDLPFFIDGHAVFSSCSIGVVGADSQFHQEPADLLRDADMAMYRVKNGGRDSYAVFNQELRREVSDQVEQEGALRNALKRTDELIPYFQPIVCVTTGTVLALEALIRWRQPDGRVMAPGHFLPALEGLRLIGRLDLYMLQCVVAILARPGNEHWPTVHVNCSSYSITRPEFAGEVLALLARYDMSPARICLELTEGALVAEPELARQSMKHLAEHGVSVVLDDFGAGFSSLSYVHQYHFTGLKIDRSFTLELTTSSRSRAIVRAIVRMAESLDLTVVAEGVEDQATLDLLREIGAGQAQGYFFAVPLPEDQLLLNL from the coding sequence ATGAATGTCCCTCCCTTGGCCCATGACCGGCGGCAAGCCTATGAAGACCCGGCAATCGTAAGCGTTGACGGGGCGGCGGTAGCAGATGATGCGGCCGAGCCCCTTGAGTCACTGCTGGGCGCCATTCAGGATCACATGGGCGATGTCCCGTGGGCGGTCTATGCCGTTGGCGACCCGATGCATTTGCTGGGGCGCGGCGACGCTGAGATGCGCTGGTCAGTGAGTATCGCAAACGACCGGTTCGACGACTTCTGTCGCGAATACCAGCTGCATCGCTGGGCCGCTGGTCGAGGCGAGGGCGTGCTGGCGTGGTTGCTTGCTCCCCGAGGTGAGTCGCAGAACGCCGAGCTGGCCAGGCTGGCGCAACGCCTGGGTTATCGCCTGCAGACCGACGCATTGGCGAGGGCGCAGATCACCCAGCGGGTGCTGTACGAAATCACCTATCTGGCCAGCTCTACCCGGGATCGAGGGGCCTTTCTGCAGGGGGTGCATGATCAGCTTGCGTCGTTGATCGATGCCGAGAACTTCTATCTCGCCCTTTATGACCGGGCGACCGGCAAGATCACGTATCCGTATTACATCGACATCATCGATCAAGATGTGATGCTCCCAGACACCCATGAATTCCTCGACCCTGCACAGTTGTCGATGACTGCCTATGTGTTGAGCAGCGAACAGCCGTTGTTCGTCGACGCGGTCGGAATCGAGCGGGCACGGGCGCAAAAGCGCTTTTTCGCCATGGGCCACCGGCCCGAATTCTGGATGGGTGCGCCCCTCAAGAACGCCTCCGATGAGGTGTTTGGCATGCTCGCCATGCAGGTCTATGACGTGTCCCGGGTGTACAGTGCAGAAGACCGCGCACTGTTCCTGGTCGTCGTGCGCCACGTCGCCATGGCTCTGGACCGGATCCTGCACCGTGCTGATCTTGAGCGCACGGTGCTGCTGCGCACCCAGGAACTCTCCACGCTCAACGCCGCCTTGCGTCAGGAAGTGGCCGAACGCGAGCGGGCCGAGCACCTGCAAAGCGCGTTGTTTCAGATTGCTGAGCTGTCCAGCCAGCCCGGTGACATGGCCGAGCTGTTCCACAGCCTGCATTTGATCGTCGGCGAGTTGCTGGTCGCGCTGAACTTCTACATCGCGCTGTTCGACAGTGCCACGGGGGAGGTGACCTTTCCCTACTACGTCGATGAGCGTGTACGCAGTCGGCCCTCTGCGCGGCGCGGGCAGCGGGGATTTACTGAATATGTGATCCGCAAGCGGCGTGCGTGCCTGATTGACGCGGAAGAAACCCTGGTGCTGGAGGCCTCCGGCGAGGTCGAGCCGATCAATATCGACAATCGCTCTTCATCCTGGCTGGGCGTACCTTTGTTCGACGGCGACTCCGTGCGCGGAGTGCTGGCGATCCAGAGTTACTCCCCGCTGGTGCGCTACTCGCTGCGGGATCAGGAGTTGCTGACCTTCGTTTCCCGGCACATCGACACGGCCCTGGCCCGGCGCAGCGCCGCTGAAGCCGTGCAGACCGCCAACCTGCGCCTGGAAGCACGGGTCCAGGACCGCACCCGCGAGCTGGACCTGGCCAACGCCAAGCTGCAGCACGAAAACTCCCACGACTCGCTCACCGGCTTGCCCAACCGCAGCCATTTACAGCATCGTCTGCAATCGGCCTGGCGAGAATTTCGCACCAGCGGCCGTCAGTTGGGGGTGATGTTCATCGACCTGGACCGTTTCAAGCTGGTCAATGACAGCCTTGGTCATCATTTCGGTGACCAATTGCTGACCCAGACTGCAGACCGCTTGCGCAGCTGCATGCGCGAGCCGGACTTGCTGGCACGCCTGGGCGGTGACGAGTTTGCCGTGCTCGCGGTCGACGCTCCTCTGGACGTGACCATCGGGATTGCCGAGCGGATTCTGGCCGCGTTCGATCTGCCGTTCTTCATTGATGGCCATGCGGTGTTTTCCTCCTGCAGCATTGGAGTGGTGGGAGCAGACAGCCAGTTTCACCAGGAACCGGCCGACCTGCTGCGTGATGCCGACATGGCGATGTATCGGGTCAAGAATGGCGGGCGCGACAGCTATGCCGTGTTCAATCAGGAACTGCGCCGCGAGGTGTCTGATCAGGTCGAACAGGAAGGCGCGCTGCGCAATGCGTTGAAGCGCACCGATGAGCTGATTCCTTACTTCCAGCCGATCGTCTGCGTCACCACTGGCACCGTGTTGGCGCTTGAAGCGTTGATCCGCTGGCGTCAGCCGGACGGCCGCGTGATGGCCCCGGGTCATTTCCTGCCCGCCCTGGAAGGCTTGCGGCTGATCGGCCGCCTGGATCTCTACATGCTGCAATGCGTGGTGGCGATCCTGGCGCGGCCCGGCAACGAACACTGGCCGACAGTGCACGTCAATTGTTCGAGCTACAGCATCACCCGGCCGGAATTCGCCGGTGAAGTGCTGGCGCTGCTGGCCCGCTACGACATGTCGCCTGCCCGGATCTGCCTGGAACTCACCGAAGGCGCGCTGGTGGCCGAGCCGGAGCTTGCCCGGCAATCGATGAAACACTTGGCCGAACATGGCGTGTCCGTAGTACTGGATGACTTCGGGGCGGGTTTCTCATCCTTGAGTTATGTCCACCAATACCATTTCACCGGCCTCAAAATCGACAGGTCGTTTACCCTCGAGCTGACCACCAGTTCGCGGAGCCGGGCGATCGTCCGGGCGATTGTGCGCATGGCCGAATCCCTGGACCTGACCGTGGTGGCCGAGGGCGTCGAAGACCAGGCCACTCTCGACCTGCTACGCGAGATTGGCGCAGGCCAGGCCCAGGGCTACTTCTTTGCCGTGCCGCTACCGGAGGACCAACTGCTGCTGAACCTGTAA